One part of the Gossypium raimondii isolate GPD5lz chromosome 1, ASM2569854v1, whole genome shotgun sequence genome encodes these proteins:
- the LOC105773061 gene encoding membralin-like protein At1g60995 isoform X2, whose product MDPEQTFMRVQGRFSQILTPRVRVALEYIYLFIAITSFCILVTMHANYVQQPGCSSELSGIDSNEVQLIQIKITSAGLWSRNESETVTIDNPDLKTATENVEVASVVDEGLMFLDAKFWLNWFDSGARKGKSAWKFWNTDGDLIKQHAESSTNAKQTFKAAVVHFGKKWYRRLSFIWRHAVQIFASFHKLLNITGLHLNLDVPKWLRILHFDKLNSYAVHWLERRSKAFEPTYLYSLEKGYFLLPEAAKSQHNIRTVNISLSARHPCFGNRWQQLLINRFVGYDTIMMNSLLHKPGLGYLYNFQTKEFYNLSYAQELPGSSARLGDYLVTKCGVLMMSFFVFFTTTMSVSFTLRETQTRMLKFTVQLQHHARHRLPTFQLIFVHVIESLVFVPIMIGILFFLFEFYDDQLLAFMVLILVWICELFILISVRTPISMKFFPRFFSLYFLVFHIYFFSYAYGFSYLALSTAAAFMQHLILYFWNRFEVPAVQRFMQNRRSQLQQHPDFHITSSTILASTLHIRRLNTRNPGLANTDPSSGLGSRTVSDQAMPANVAGEATGPQGNAGNNNVGRSVDPVQISGQGQPELPQAEAGSNPGTMSSFSSLLLWILGGASSEGLNSFLSMFRDVREQGRVYTNSPRHEDRATQNVQ is encoded by the exons atggatcCAGAGCAAACATTTATGAGGGTTCAAGGGAGATTTTCTCAGATATTAACCCCAAGAGTTAGGGTAGCGTTGGAGTATATCTATCTCTTCATTGCTATTACTTCCTTTTGTATTCTTGTTACCATGCATGCAAATTATGTTCAACag CCTGGATGTTCGAGTGAGCTCTCTGGAATTGATTCAAATGAAGTACAACTTATTCAGATTAAG ATAACCAGTGCTGGCTTGTGGTCAAGAAATGAGTCTGAAACCGTTACTATAGATAACCCTGATTTAAAAACCGCAACTGAAAATGTAGAAGTTGCAAGTGTTGTTGATGAAGGGTTGATGTTCTTGGATGCCAAGTTTTGGTTGAACTGGTTTGATTCAGGCGCTAGGAAGGGGAAATCAGCATGGAAGTTCTGGAATACTGATGGTGATCTTATTAAGCAACATGCAGAAAGCTCTACCAATG CAAAACAGACATTTAAAGCAGCTGTTGTGCACTTTGGCAAAAAGTGGTACAGACGTTTATCTTTTATTTGGAGACATGCAGTTCAAATCTTTGCAAGTTTCCATAAGTTGTTG AACATAACAGGTTTACATCTAAATCTTGATGTTCCTAAATGGTTGCGTATACTTCACTTCGACAAGCTTAACTCATATGCAG TGCACTGGCTTGAGAGAAGAAGTAAAGCATTTGAACCAACTTATCTCTATTCTTTGGAAAAG GGTTACTTCTTGCTGCCTGAAGCAGCTAAGTCACAGCATAACATCCGTACTGTTAATATTAGCTTATCAGCTCGACATCCCTGTTTTGGGAACAG GTGGCAGCAACTTCTCATCAATAGATTTGTCGGGTATGACACTATTATGATGAATAGCTTATTGCATAAGCCTGGCCTAG GTTATCTTTATAACTTTCAGACGAAGGAGTTCTATAATCTTAGTTATGCGCAAGAATTGCCTGGTAGTTCTGCAAGACTTGGAG ACTACCTTGTCACCAAGTGCGGTGTGCTCATGATGtctttctttgtatttttcacAACCACCATGTCGGTATCATTTACATTGAGGGAAACTCAGACTCGCATGCTTAAGTTCACAG TGCAGCTTCAACACCATGCTCGACATAGGCTTCCAACATTTCAGTTGATATTTGTGCATGTAATTGAATCGCTTGTATTTGTACCG ATTATGATTGGCATCCTCTTTTTTCTGTTTGAGTTCTACGATGATCAACTATTGGCTTTCATGGTTTTAATTCTTGTCTGGATATGTGAACTTTTTATACTGATCag TGTTCGGACACCAATATCAATGAAGTTTTTTCCTCGATTCTTTTCGCTCTACTTTCTGGTTTTTCACATTTACTTCTTCTCCTATGCATATG GTTTTTCGTATTTGGCTCTCTCTACTGCTGCCGCATTCATGCAGCACCTTATTCTGTACTTTTGGAATCGTTTTGAG GTACCAGCAGTTCAAAGGTTTATGCAAAACCGGCGATCTCAGCTTCAGCAGCATCCGGACTTCCATATCACTTCTTCGACTATACTTGCATCTACTCTACACATTCGAAGATTAAACACCCGGAATCCGGGCCTAGCTAATACAGATCCTTCCTCCGGGCTGGGGTCGAGAACCGTATCTGATCAAGCAATGCCAGCAAATGTAGCCGGAGAAGCTACTGGCCCTCAAGGAAATGCGGGAAACAACAATGTGGGCCGGAGTGTTGACCCTGTGCAGATTTCCGGACAAGGACAACCTGAGCTACCGCAAGCCGAAGCTGGTTCTAATCCTGGGACTATGAGTTCATTCAGTTCATTGTTATTATGGATCTTGGGAGGTGCTTCATCTGAAGGTCTCAATTCATTTCTTTCCATGTTCCGGGACGTGAGAGAACAAGGGCGGGTTTATACCAACTCTCCTAGGCATGAAGATCGTGCGACGCAGAATGTCCAATAG
- the LOC105773061 gene encoding membralin-like protein At1g60995 isoform X1 translates to MDPEQTFMRVQGRFSQILTPRVRVALEYIYLFIAITSFCILVTMHANYVQQPGCSSELSGIDSNEVQLIQIKITSAGLWSRNESETVTIDNPDLKTATENVEVASVVDEGLMFLDAKFWLNWFDSGARKGKSAWKFWNTDGDLIKQHAESSTNGEISKPNIDSVVAKIDNEETRNGFSLSAKQTFKAAVVHFGKKWYRRLSFIWRHAVQIFASFHKLLNITGLHLNLDVPKWLRILHFDKLNSYAVHWLERRSKAFEPTYLYSLEKGYFLLPEAAKSQHNIRTVNISLSARHPCFGNRWQQLLINRFVGYDTIMMNSLLHKPGLGYLYNFQTKEFYNLSYAQELPGSSARLGDYLVTKCGVLMMSFFVFFTTTMSVSFTLRETQTRMLKFTVQLQHHARHRLPTFQLIFVHVIESLVFVPIMIGILFFLFEFYDDQLLAFMVLILVWICELFILISVRTPISMKFFPRFFSLYFLVFHIYFFSYAYGFSYLALSTAAAFMQHLILYFWNRFEVPAVQRFMQNRRSQLQQHPDFHITSSTILASTLHIRRLNTRNPGLANTDPSSGLGSRTVSDQAMPANVAGEATGPQGNAGNNNVGRSVDPVQISGQGQPELPQAEAGSNPGTMSSFSSLLLWILGGASSEGLNSFLSMFRDVREQGRVYTNSPRHEDRATQNVQ, encoded by the exons atggatcCAGAGCAAACATTTATGAGGGTTCAAGGGAGATTTTCTCAGATATTAACCCCAAGAGTTAGGGTAGCGTTGGAGTATATCTATCTCTTCATTGCTATTACTTCCTTTTGTATTCTTGTTACCATGCATGCAAATTATGTTCAACag CCTGGATGTTCGAGTGAGCTCTCTGGAATTGATTCAAATGAAGTACAACTTATTCAGATTAAG ATAACCAGTGCTGGCTTGTGGTCAAGAAATGAGTCTGAAACCGTTACTATAGATAACCCTGATTTAAAAACCGCAACTGAAAATGTAGAAGTTGCAAGTGTTGTTGATGAAGGGTTGATGTTCTTGGATGCCAAGTTTTGGTTGAACTGGTTTGATTCAGGCGCTAGGAAGGGGAAATCAGCATGGAAGTTCTGGAATACTGATGGTGATCTTATTAAGCAACATGCAGAAAGCTCTACCAATGGTGAAATCTCTAAGCCAAATATCGACAGTGTTGTTGCTAAAATCGATAATGAGGAGACACGTAACGGTTTCTCTTTATCAGCAAAACAGACATTTAAAGCAGCTGTTGTGCACTTTGGCAAAAAGTGGTACAGACGTTTATCTTTTATTTGGAGACATGCAGTTCAAATCTTTGCAAGTTTCCATAAGTTGTTG AACATAACAGGTTTACATCTAAATCTTGATGTTCCTAAATGGTTGCGTATACTTCACTTCGACAAGCTTAACTCATATGCAG TGCACTGGCTTGAGAGAAGAAGTAAAGCATTTGAACCAACTTATCTCTATTCTTTGGAAAAG GGTTACTTCTTGCTGCCTGAAGCAGCTAAGTCACAGCATAACATCCGTACTGTTAATATTAGCTTATCAGCTCGACATCCCTGTTTTGGGAACAG GTGGCAGCAACTTCTCATCAATAGATTTGTCGGGTATGACACTATTATGATGAATAGCTTATTGCATAAGCCTGGCCTAG GTTATCTTTATAACTTTCAGACGAAGGAGTTCTATAATCTTAGTTATGCGCAAGAATTGCCTGGTAGTTCTGCAAGACTTGGAG ACTACCTTGTCACCAAGTGCGGTGTGCTCATGATGtctttctttgtatttttcacAACCACCATGTCGGTATCATTTACATTGAGGGAAACTCAGACTCGCATGCTTAAGTTCACAG TGCAGCTTCAACACCATGCTCGACATAGGCTTCCAACATTTCAGTTGATATTTGTGCATGTAATTGAATCGCTTGTATTTGTACCG ATTATGATTGGCATCCTCTTTTTTCTGTTTGAGTTCTACGATGATCAACTATTGGCTTTCATGGTTTTAATTCTTGTCTGGATATGTGAACTTTTTATACTGATCag TGTTCGGACACCAATATCAATGAAGTTTTTTCCTCGATTCTTTTCGCTCTACTTTCTGGTTTTTCACATTTACTTCTTCTCCTATGCATATG GTTTTTCGTATTTGGCTCTCTCTACTGCTGCCGCATTCATGCAGCACCTTATTCTGTACTTTTGGAATCGTTTTGAG GTACCAGCAGTTCAAAGGTTTATGCAAAACCGGCGATCTCAGCTTCAGCAGCATCCGGACTTCCATATCACTTCTTCGACTATACTTGCATCTACTCTACACATTCGAAGATTAAACACCCGGAATCCGGGCCTAGCTAATACAGATCCTTCCTCCGGGCTGGGGTCGAGAACCGTATCTGATCAAGCAATGCCAGCAAATGTAGCCGGAGAAGCTACTGGCCCTCAAGGAAATGCGGGAAACAACAATGTGGGCCGGAGTGTTGACCCTGTGCAGATTTCCGGACAAGGACAACCTGAGCTACCGCAAGCCGAAGCTGGTTCTAATCCTGGGACTATGAGTTCATTCAGTTCATTGTTATTATGGATCTTGGGAGGTGCTTCATCTGAAGGTCTCAATTCATTTCTTTCCATGTTCCGGGACGTGAGAGAACAAGGGCGGGTTTATACCAACTCTCCTAGGCATGAAGATCGTGCGACGCAGAATGTCCAATAG
- the LOC105787137 gene encoding uncharacterized protein LOC105787137, whose product MGDHSHSDRRRRRHDHEDDHDQDRDEDHNHDRHRSNTSGIIGLSCKAYKSIVNKWCSDKNSPKKEEGKIKDHDDSSKKGNKKEQEDKSKKGEKHSKREKQNRLSADESMFSRQFSFLSKSSSRRSHTPTPVPTYLSKSSIRTSNSPSRFSLSRTFSKKGRDEDETPQKQQQKRSVSANRASTLSRSLSRKGNSETEKPNLSRSTSQRSTTPIIFSHSIARRKPLPVEKTLECTLEELCHGGLKKINIVKDVISEERMIVKQEETLTINVKPGWTKGTKVTFEGKGDEKPGYLPADIIFTIQEKRHELFKRTGDDLEIVVEIPLVKALTGCSLSVPLLGGETMSIHVSEVIYPGYEKVIHGQGMPNVKGDKRGDLRITFLVKFPAELSDEQRSETCSILEGCC is encoded by the exons ATGGGAGATCACTCTCATTCTGatcgtcgtcgtcgtcgtcatGATCATGAGGACGATCATGATCAAGATCGAGATGAAGACCACAATCACGATCGTCATCGTTCGAATACGTCTGGCATTATTGGCTTGTCATGCAAAGCATACAAATCTATTGTTAATAAATGGTGTTCTGATAAAAATTCTCCAAAGAAAGAGGAAGGCAAGATCAAAGATCATGATGATTCTTCCAAG AAAGGTAATAAGAAGGAACAAGAAGATAAATCGAAAAAAGGTGAGAAACATTCaaaaagagagaaacaaaaTAGGCTAAGTGCGGACGAGAGCATGTTTTCTCGTCAATTTTCGTTTCTTTCGAAGAGTTCGAGTAGGAGGAGCCACACACCTACACCTGTACCGACCTATTTGTCAAAGAGTTCGATCCGGACATCTAATAGCCCTTCGAGATTCTCGCTTTCGAGAACTTTTAGTAAAAAGGGTCGAGACGAAGATGAAACACCACAAAAACAACAACAGAAGAGAAGTGTTAGTGCCAATCGAGCTTCCACTCTTTCGAGAAGTTTAAGCCGAAAAGGCAATTCAGAAACCGAAAAACCTAACCTTTCGAGAAGTACAAGCCAAAGGAGCACCACTCCTATTATATTCTCACACTCCATTGCTCGGAGAAAACCTTTGCCAGTCGAAAAAACACTTGAATGCACCTTGGAGGAGCTCTGTCATGGAGGGCTAAAAAAGATCAACATCGTAAAAGATGTCATCTCTGAAGAAAG AATGATAGTCAAGCAAGAGGAGACACTAACAATTAACGTCAAGCCGGGATGGACCAAAGGGACGAAGGTTACCTTCGAAGGCAAAGGCGATGAGAAACCGGGTTACCTTCCGGCCGACATCATCTTCACGATTCAAGAGAAGAGGCACGAGCTATTCAAGCGAACCGGCGACGATCTGGAGATAGTCGTCGAGATCCCGTTGGTTAAGGCCTTGACGGGCTGTTCCTTGTCCGTTCCGTTGCTCGGAGGTGAAACGATGAGCATACACGTCAGTGAGGTCATATATCCGGGATACGAAAAAGTGATTCATGGCCAAGGGATGCCTAACGTTAAAGGAGACAAACGAGGTGACTTGAGGATTACGTTTCTCGTTAAGTTTCCGGCGGAACTCTCCGACGAACAGAGATCGGAGACGTGTAGTATATTGGAAGGTTGTTGTTGA
- the LOC105773071 gene encoding transmembrane 9 superfamily member 1: MSSAVFSAVRSFSVFVFVLLFLSLAFASESDHKYQPDDPITLWVNKVGPYNNPQETYNYYSLPFCQPGTNPAHKWGGLGEVLGGNELIDSQIDMKFQKNVDRGTICQLELDEAKVRQFKDAIESSYWFEFFVDDLPLWGFVGELHPDRNSENGKHVLYTHKNIVIKYNKDQIIHVNLTQESPKQLEAGRTLDMTYSVKWLPTNVTFARRFDIYLDYPFFEHQIHWFSVFNSFMMVIFLTGLVSMILMRTLRNDYAKYAREDDDLETLERDVSEECGWKLVHGDVFRPPSNLALLSAVVGTGAQLALLVLLVILLAIVGTLYVGRGAIVTTFILCYAFTSFISGYVSGGMYSRNGGKNWIKSMILTASLFPFLCFGIGFLLNTVAIFYGSLAAIPFGTMVVVFVIWAFISFPLALLGTVVGRNWSGAPNNPCRVKTIPRPIPEKKWYLTPSVVSMMGGLLPFGSIFIEMYFVFTSFWNYKVYYVYGFMLLVFLILIIVTICVTIVGTYFLLNAENYHWQWTSFFSAASTAIYVYLYSVYYYSVKTKMSGFFQTSFYFGYTLMFCLGLGILCGAIGFLGSNLFVRRIYRNIKCD, translated from the exons ATGTCGTCCGCCGTATTCTCCGCCGTCCGATCTTTCTCTGTTTTCGTCTTCGTTTTACTCTTCCTCTCCCTCGCTTTCGCTTCCGAGTCAGATCACAAG TATCAACCCGATGATCCAATTACTCTATGGGTGAATAAAGTTGGTCCGTACAATAATCCACAAGAAACATATAACTATTACAGCCTTCCGTTTTGTCAACCGGGTACTAATCCTGCTCACAAATGGGGTGGTCTTGGTGAGGTCCTTGGTGGAAATGAACTGATTGATAGCCAAATTGATATGAAGTTTCAAA AGAATGTGGACAGAGGTACCATTTGTCAATTGGAACTTGATGAAGCAAAGGTCAGACAGTTCAAGGATGCAATTGAGAGCAGCTACTGGTTTGAATTCTTTGTGG ATGATCTGCCTTTATGGG GCTTTGTTGGCGAGCTGCATCCCGATAGGAATAGTGAAAATGGCAAGCATGTCCTCTACACACATAAgaatattgttattaaatacAATAAGGATCAG ATTATTCATGTCAATCTCACTCAGGAGAGTCCAAAACAACTGGAAGCAGGGAGAACCCTGGACATGACATATTCTGTTAAATGGCTTCCAACTAATGTGACTTTTGCTCGTCGCTTTGATATTTACTTAGACTATCCTTTCTTTGAGCACCAA ATCCATTGGTTCTCTGTTTTCAATTCATTCATGATGGTTATCTTTCTCACTGGTTTGGTGTCAATGATCTTGATGCGAACTTTGAGAAATGACTATGCGAAGTATGCTCGGGAAGATGATGATCTGGAAACTTTG GAGAGGGATGTGAGTGAAGAGTGTGGTTGGAAACTGGTCCATGGTGATGTTTTTAGGCCTCCTAGCAATTTGGCTTTGCTTTCTGCTGTTGTTGGCACAGGTGCTCAGCTAGCGTTGCTTGTTCTCCTTGTCATCTTATTGGCAATTGTGGGAACTTTGTATGTTGG AAGAGGAGCAATTGTCACTACCTTTATACTGTGTTATGCTTTTAcatcattcatttctggttATGTGAGTGGTGGAATGTACTCACGAAATGGGG GTAAAAATTGGATAAAGTCAATGATCCTTACAGCATCTCTGTTCCCATTTTTGTGCTTTGGGATTGGATTCCTCCTGAACACAGTTGCTATATTTTATGGATCTCTAGCAGCTATTCCTTTCGGTACAATGGTGgttgtttttgtaatttgggCTTTCATTTCCTTCCCCTTGGCGCTTCTTGGTACAGTTGTTGGAAGAAACTGGAGTGGTGCTCCAAATAATCCATGCCGTGTAAAGACCATTCCTCGCCCAATTCCAGAGAAGAAATGGTATCTTACACCCTCTGTGGTCTCTATGATGGGAGGACTTCTTCCATTTGGGAGCATATTCATTGAAATGTATTTTGTCTTCACATCCTTCTGGAATTACAAG GTTTATTACGTCTATGGTTTTATGCTGCTGGTCTTCCTGATTCTCATCATTGTAACCATTTGCGTTACGATCGTGGGGACATATTTCTTGCTAAATGCTGAGAACTATCACTGGCAGTGGACATCATTCTTCTCTGCTGCCTCAACAGCTATTTACGTGTATTTGTACTCCGTATACTACTACTCCGTGAAAACCAAGATGTCAGGCTTCTTCCAGACCAGCTTCTACTTCGGATACACTTTGATGTTTTGTCTTGGTTTGGGAATCCTCTGTG GAGCCATTGGTTTTCTCGGTTCGAACTTGTTCGTAAGGAGGATCTACAGAAATATCAAGTGTGATTAA
- the LOC105786620 gene encoding COBRA-like protein 6 yields MAQFYFGVQRSVDMVFSLISFFILISVSPSNGYDPLDPHGNITIKWDLLQSNPDTNDVRVSIFNFQLYRHIERPGWQLGWEWQGDEAIMSMLGAEATEQGNCSRFKGGENLPHCCEKQPMIIDLLPEASFNMKTSNCCKGGVLSSMVQDPSNYAAIFVMQIGAVNSSDGFKMPGNFSFGVSGYTCGQPVRVPPSRYSSDSGRRWTQALGTWNITCMYSQFVASSSPQCCVSLSAFYNTTIVPCPKCSCSCHASKCVKFGETPPVLQETRDWNQQLPALIRCSSHMCPIRIHWHIKQSYKQYWRVKVTLNNRNILKNYSQWNLEAVHPNLKNLTQVFSFNYEPLNPYGHINDSGMFWGIRYYNDMLLQEGENGYVQTEMLMRKGEDFLSFRQGWGFPTRVLFNGDECVMPLPDQYPTLPNNGGNGPIFSLSLIVLSLLVLTIVCF; encoded by the exons ATGGCCCAGTTTTACTTTGGTGTTCAAAGATCAGTAGATATGGTATTCAGTTTGATCTCCTTCTTTATTTTGATATCAGTTTCACCTTCAA ATGGATATGATCCTTTGGATCCTCATGGCAACATAACTATTAAATGGGATCTTTTGCAATCTAATCCTGATACAAATGAT gtgagggtatcgatatttaacTTCCAATTATACCGCCATATAGAGCGGCCGGGGTGGCAGCTTGGTTGGGAATGGCAAGGTGACGAGGCGATTATGAGCATGCTCGGTGCGGAGGCAACCGAGCAAGGCAATTGTTCGAGGTTCAAAGGAGGTGAAAACCTCCCTCATTGTTGTGAAAAGCAACCAATGATTATTGATCTATTACCAGAAGCCTCATTCAACATGAAAACAAGTAATTGTTGCAAGGGGGGAGTATTGTCTTCAATGGTTCAAGACCCTAGTAACTATGCTGCAATTTTTGTGATGCAAATTGGGGCTGTCAATAGTTCAGATGGGTTCAAAATGCCAGGGAATTTTAGCTTCGGAGTTTCGGGTTATACTTGTGGGCAACCGGTTCGGGTTCCGCCGAGTCGGTATAGTTCGGATAGTGGCCGTAGGTGGACTCAGGCTCTCG GAACATGGAATATTACATGTATGTACTCCCAATTCGTGGCATCAAGTTCACCACAGTGCTGTGTTTCCTTATCAGCATTCTACAACACAACCATTGTCCCTTGCCCTAAATGCAGCTGCAGTTGCCATGCATCCAAATGTGTCAA GTTCGGGGAAACGCCACCGGTGTTGCAAGAAACGAGAGACTGGAATCAACAGTTACCGGCACTAATAAGATGTTCGTCACATATGTGTCCGATACGAATACATTGGCATATAAAGCAAAGTTACAAACAATATTGGAGGGTGAAAGTAACTTTGAATAATAGGAATATATTGAAGAATTACAGTCAATGGAATTTGGAGGCAGTACACCCAAATTTGAAAAACTTGACACAAGTTTTCAGCTTCAATTATGAGCCACTTAATCCATATGGGCATATCA ATGATTCGGGGATGTTTTGGGGGATTCGTTATTACAACGACATGTTGTTGCAGGAAGGTGAAAACGGGTACGTGCAAACCGAGATGTTGATGCGTAAAGGCGAAGATTTTCTGAGTTTCAGACAAGGATGGGGTTTTCCGACAAGGGTTTTGTTTAATGGTGATGAATGTGTTATGCCGCTTCCAGATCAGTACCCAACGTTGCCTAACAATGGTGGAAATGGTCCTATATTTAGCCTTTCTTTGATCGTTCTCTCTTTATTAGTGCTAACAATTGTTTGCTTCTAA
- the LOC105773078 gene encoding B3 domain-containing transcription factor VRN1 isoform X2 translates to MPRPFFHKLILSSTLQDKKLRIPDNFVKKFKDELSVAAALTVPDGHVWRVGIRKGDNKVWFQEGWPEFLDRYYIRIGYFLIFRYEGNSAFSVSIFNLYNSEINYQSNALLGSQYNHGKSYPFDELEDDECMSSAMQHLFGGSKLNHCVNWSGEVNLNAAKSANNQPIRGSETPPPKKPGRKKQKFDPNDQDLSVGHEDDSEMRYRFYESASARKRTVTAEERERAMNAAKAFEPSNPFCRVVLRPSYLYRGCIMYLPSCFAEHLSGVSGFIKLQLPDGKQWSVRCLYRGGKAKFSQGWYEFTVENNLGEGDVCVFELLRSREFVLKVTVFRVMDGAGLMHRSQYNAN, encoded by the exons ATGCCACGCCCTTTTTTCCATAAGCTTATTCTCTCCTCTACTCTCCAAGATAAGAAACTG AGGATCCCTGATAACTTTGTTAAGAAATTCAAGGATGAACTTTCTGTTGCAGCTGCTCTCACTGTCCCTGATGGTCATGTTTGGCGTGTAGGGATTAGGAAAGGTGACAACAAGGTCTGGTTTCAAGAGGGTTGGCCCGAATTCCTTGACCGATACTATATCCGAATAGGATACTTTTTGATCTTTCGATACGAAGGGAATTCGGCTTTTAGTGTTAGTAtctttaatttgtataattCTGAAATAAACTATCAGTCTAATGCTCTTCTTGGTAGTCAATACAATCATGGGAAATCATATCCGTTCGATGAACTCGAAGACGATGAATGCATGTCTTCAGCTATGCAGCATTTGTTCGGGGGATCCAAACTTAACCATTGCGTTAATTGGAGCGGTGAAGTTAACCTTAATGCAGCAAAAAGCGCGAATAATCAACCTATTCGAG GTTCAGAGACGCCACCACCAAAGAAACCCGGGAGGAAAAAGCAGAAGTTCGACCCTA ATGATCAGGATTTGTCTGTTGGACATGAAGACGATTCGGAAATGCGGTATAGGTTTTACGAAAGCGCTTCAGCTCGAAAGAGAACCGTGACAGCCGAAGAAAGAGAAAGGGCAATGAATGCAGCCAAAGCATTTGAACCGAGTAACCCTTTCTGCAGAGTCGTCTTGCGACCATCGTATCTATACCGGGGATGTATCATG TACCTACCATCTTGCTTTGCCGAGCATCTAAGTGGGGTTTCCGGGTTCATTAAACTCCAACTTCCCGACGGGAAACAATGGTCCGTTCGATGTCTTTATAGAGGAGGCAAAGCTAAGTTTAGCCAAGGATGGTATGAATTCACAGTGGAGAACAATTTAGGGGAAGGAGATGTTTGTGTCTTCGAGCTGCTTAGATCGAGGGAGTTCGTGCTTAAAGTGACTGTATTCCGTGTAATGGACGGCGCCGGACTAATGCACCGATCTCAATACAATGCCAACTAA
- the LOC105773078 gene encoding B3 domain-containing transcription factor VRN1 isoform X1: MPRPFFHKLILSSTLQDKKLRIPDNFVKKFKDELSVAAALTVPDGHVWRVGIRKGDNKVWFQEGWPEFLDRYYIRIGYFLIFRYEGNSAFSVSIFNLYNSEINYQSNALLGSQYNHGKSYPFDELEDDECMSSAMQHLFGGSKLNHCVNWSGEVNLNAAKSANNQPIRVKLRTSGSETPPPKKPGRKKQKFDPNDQDLSVGHEDDSEMRYRFYESASARKRTVTAEERERAMNAAKAFEPSNPFCRVVLRPSYLYRGCIMYLPSCFAEHLSGVSGFIKLQLPDGKQWSVRCLYRGGKAKFSQGWYEFTVENNLGEGDVCVFELLRSREFVLKVTVFRVMDGAGLMHRSQYNAN, translated from the exons ATGCCACGCCCTTTTTTCCATAAGCTTATTCTCTCCTCTACTCTCCAAGATAAGAAACTG AGGATCCCTGATAACTTTGTTAAGAAATTCAAGGATGAACTTTCTGTTGCAGCTGCTCTCACTGTCCCTGATGGTCATGTTTGGCGTGTAGGGATTAGGAAAGGTGACAACAAGGTCTGGTTTCAAGAGGGTTGGCCCGAATTCCTTGACCGATACTATATCCGAATAGGATACTTTTTGATCTTTCGATACGAAGGGAATTCGGCTTTTAGTGTTAGTAtctttaatttgtataattCTGAAATAAACTATCAGTCTAATGCTCTTCTTGGTAGTCAATACAATCATGGGAAATCATATCCGTTCGATGAACTCGAAGACGATGAATGCATGTCTTCAGCTATGCAGCATTTGTTCGGGGGATCCAAACTTAACCATTGCGTTAATTGGAGCGGTGAAGTTAACCTTAATGCAGCAAAAAGCGCGAATAATCAACCTATTCGAG TGAAATTGCGTACTTCAGGTTCAGAGACGCCACCACCAAAGAAACCCGGGAGGAAAAAGCAGAAGTTCGACCCTA ATGATCAGGATTTGTCTGTTGGACATGAAGACGATTCGGAAATGCGGTATAGGTTTTACGAAAGCGCTTCAGCTCGAAAGAGAACCGTGACAGCCGAAGAAAGAGAAAGGGCAATGAATGCAGCCAAAGCATTTGAACCGAGTAACCCTTTCTGCAGAGTCGTCTTGCGACCATCGTATCTATACCGGGGATGTATCATG TACCTACCATCTTGCTTTGCCGAGCATCTAAGTGGGGTTTCCGGGTTCATTAAACTCCAACTTCCCGACGGGAAACAATGGTCCGTTCGATGTCTTTATAGAGGAGGCAAAGCTAAGTTTAGCCAAGGATGGTATGAATTCACAGTGGAGAACAATTTAGGGGAAGGAGATGTTTGTGTCTTCGAGCTGCTTAGATCGAGGGAGTTCGTGCTTAAAGTGACTGTATTCCGTGTAATGGACGGCGCCGGACTAATGCACCGATCTCAATACAATGCCAACTAA